One segment of Leptodactylus fuscus isolate aLepFus1 chromosome 7, aLepFus1.hap2, whole genome shotgun sequence DNA contains the following:
- the CIBAR2 gene encoding CBY1-interacting BAR domain-containing protein 2 — MNIVLSRDAQVKIMENTVSNAEHYFGQFCSVLASYTRKTAKLRDKADELVKQLIDFGNTENPELRSAMKNMAEELAKIQDYRHAQVERLETKVVNPMKMYGPLINERRAEIKKFNTVRNKEIKELQKLEKLRHRAPSDRHMISQAESSVQKASVDAARTTQQLEEVIDNFQQQKIKDIQKIFSEFLTIEMIFHARALEVYTNAFHRLQDCDLEKDMEDFRAKIHINTGTQDARPLPATNVSSNTTWHMSSMSLASTLQRQQPVHDDDNEEEEDSEEDSEEDYDYREPRRQDYSRVRK, encoded by the exons ATGAATATTGTTCTGTCCAG AGATGCTCAGGTCAAGATCATGGAGAACACCGTGTCCAATGCAGAGCATTATTTCGGACAATTCTGCTCAGTACTGGCATCTTATACACGCAAAACAGCCAAACTGCGGGACAAGGCGGATGAGCTTGTCAAACAACTCATTGATTTTGGAAACACAGAGAACCCTGAACTGAGGAGTGCCATGAAAAACATGGCGGAAGAGCTGGCGAAGATTCAGGATTATAGACATGCACAG GTGGAAAGACTAGAAACCAAAGTTGTGAACCCAATGAAAATGTACGGACCCTTAATAAACGAAAGGCGG GCAGAAATAAAGAAATTCAACACAGTAAGGAACAAAGAAATAAAGGAATTGCAGAAGTTGGAGAAGTTGCGGCACAGAGCGCCATCTGACCGTCACATGATT TCCCAG GCTGAGTCTAGTGTTCAGAAAGCTTCTGTAGACGCTGCACGCACTACCCAGCAGCTTGAGGAGGTCATTGATAACTTCCAACAACAGAAAATTAAGGATATTCAG AAAATCTTCTCGGAATTCCTAACAATTGAGATGATTTTTCATGCCAGAGCTCTGGAGGTTTATACCAATGCTTTCCATAGACTGCAGGACTGTGACCTTGAAAAAGATATGGAG GATTTTCGGGCAAAGATTCACATAAACACTGGTACACAGGACGCAAGACCCCTGCCTGCAACCAAtgtctcctccaacaccacctggCACATGAGTAGTATG AGCCTTGCAAGCACTCTCCAGAGACAGCAGCCAGTGCATGATGACGACAATGAAGAGGAAGAGGATAGTGAAGAGGACTCAGAGGAAGACTATGACTACAGGGAGCCAAGAAGGCAGGATTATTCCAGAGTACGAAAATAA